A window from Campylobacter concisus encodes these proteins:
- a CDS encoding alpha-2-macroglobulin family protein has protein sequence MWQKVALLALLGMTNLYALSLNGAAQIKSPLSVEFGLEDKVDKNFVGMLSDKKLLLCQPALNGTVRFNNQSLLLFTKDMHAGLDYSCKLENGSTASFATKEFELTKIEKISDSKYILKFNDEVNIEAIKNIAVKDAKFKAVELSNNSFELNLDKNLSNPVFDFGEKFESKFGATLSGETIVNFADEISEESVNINDNAKSLEIPEIYPVSLDNGILGFRIYLKNWLDDDINFKKFINIKGVKNFSISDVKYSDNYEENSELSEYYYYIDITSDDFKPQNSYEITIKPGFGDDRNVVREESSYEVVAGNFTPFANFINNEPYISSVGEIGIRSANLPELNVSIEKLSDQNFRYFLNFNDNNEELSNFSTKVASKSYKLDGALNEISLNKIKLDFAGAGDGVYKINLNYGKDKSVSKVVYLSDIAVNAKLGKDEIFVFANRLGENTMLPNANVKIYGKKNEEIAVGATNDIGVFKFNKKDIYKDISSVVVSLGKEQNFLILKEDEALNEAKFMSQNASESIDAYVHFASNIIRPNESLRGAIYLRDRDFNPLKNMPIKIKFFDPQGKSSAEISKNTNDVGMVNFEKEILSDLSGRFNMQVIYASKVISNVPFFVESFMPNRIKNEITLEKDKFFANELIRANLASNYLFGGAASELDGSMQVSFFDDEYKNSEFKEYKFKNNTLKPSAYPSFENDLTLSKDGKSSQMIDLSFSTKNASSIITGVINFNVNDDGKNVSDTKSFTLYPYKDMVGIAASTTFAEPNEDVKIRTVVVDMSSQKAVKSNLKFDIKRVTWQYQRDANGYIKWFQTLEDVDNFYKDNGEFSYKFTQSGSYVIIATNLVSGASTSLDMDVSGYNYSTLAPTKELSKSQIKLNKNIYKKGDELSADISSAIKEGIALVTLEDGGVKAYKVVKIKNNSANVKFKLDFDFSGLYVSANIYRMTDGGLTPFRTYGKVYAKADKSSRILDLSLDAPNMAKSDENIKISLKTKPKAYVNLFITDVGVLDITSQKPADPLKFFDKILPDGVFDYDIYNMLTNYKVEGKTLSFGGDMAALAMEAKMAKHASPVDSKNIKTYANLVSLQADDNGEISYEFKTPNGFNSAIRVDVVANNENSMNAVNKEILVKDDVIIKPSALVYLLKGDELNANLRLINTTNEDKNLTIKVASSKNLSIKTKENANLKPLENKAFTFKISALEAGAGEYNITISDKNSSKTAQNLLDVVNPYTISTYAKSSVFDKESMISLPKGFHNVSIDASSSVSSVLLAASKNLVEYPYGCAEQRSSRLLALLNLKPKDELEKNDQKRFIASGMSELIKMQKPDGSFGYWSDLGSTNAFASIYATDVLLDLEEAGYEIGKRVKQSAVNSMAKYVNSDLEALYSLYVSSRANVADKSVLNKIYDHKAYNTTALNKYLMAAALKLNGLNDEAKVALKDIKKAQAADYSRDYSSFSSKVRDNAFILYLHAKYFEKNDYSDDLANFLIVNLNELSSTQERAFTLRALNAYFGKDSGEKNNKFKLSYNGESKEFDGLLSTSFTTKNGEFNITPLGSNKLYVTILSYAYVPLEIKHKIEPKELDIYRVFVDEKGKELGLDSLKVNDVIYSKVVINSKTMVKNGVINEIVSSCFEPINENLSNFSKSLKNSLQVEYKSIKDDRVLSFYTLNSDEKDAVLYTPYRVRLGGKCSLGAVTTENMYNERQNDYDLAVRSFNVK, from the coding sequence ATGTGGCAAAAAGTAGCGCTTCTAGCACTTTTGGGAATGACAAATTTATATGCTTTGAGCCTAAATGGCGCTGCGCAGATAAAATCGCCCCTAAGCGTAGAGTTTGGGCTAGAAGATAAAGTCGATAAAAATTTTGTTGGTATGCTAAGCGATAAAAAGCTACTTTTGTGCCAACCAGCATTAAATGGTACGGTTAGATTTAATAATCAAAGCTTGCTACTTTTTACAAAAGATATGCATGCTGGTTTGGATTATAGCTGCAAGCTTGAAAATGGAAGCACTGCTAGTTTTGCCACGAAAGAATTTGAGCTAACAAAGATAGAAAAAATAAGCGATAGCAAATATATACTTAAATTTAATGATGAAGTAAATATTGAAGCTATCAAAAATATTGCCGTAAAAGATGCAAAATTTAAAGCGGTTGAGCTTTCTAACAATAGCTTTGAGCTTAATCTTGATAAAAATTTAAGCAATCCAGTTTTTGATTTTGGTGAAAAATTTGAGAGTAAATTTGGCGCAACGCTTTCAGGTGAAACGATAGTAAATTTTGCAGATGAAATAAGCGAAGAAAGCGTAAATATAAATGATAATGCAAAGAGTCTTGAGATACCTGAAATTTATCCAGTGAGCCTTGATAATGGCATCTTGGGCTTTAGAATTTATCTAAAAAATTGGCTTGATGACGACATTAACTTTAAAAAATTTATAAACATTAAAGGTGTAAAAAACTTTAGCATTAGTGACGTTAAATATAGTGACAACTATGAAGAAAACTCAGAACTTAGCGAATATTATTACTACATTGATATCACAAGTGACGATTTTAAGCCACAAAATAGTTATGAAATCACCATTAAACCAGGCTTTGGCGATGATAGAAATGTAGTAAGAGAAGAAAGTAGCTATGAAGTAGTAGCTGGTAATTTTACTCCATTTGCAAATTTTATAAATAATGAGCCATATATCTCAAGTGTTGGCGAAATCGGTATCAGAAGTGCAAATTTGCCTGAGTTAAATGTAAGCATTGAAAAGCTAAGCGATCAAAATTTTAGATATTTCTTAAATTTTAATGACAATAACGAAGAGTTAAGCAACTTCAGCACAAAAGTAGCAAGCAAAAGTTATAAGCTTGATGGCGCATTAAATGAAATTTCACTAAATAAAATCAAACTTGACTTTGCTGGAGCTGGAGACGGCGTTTATAAGATAAATTTAAACTACGGCAAAGATAAGAGCGTCTCAAAAGTAGTCTACCTAAGTGATATCGCCGTAAATGCAAAGCTTGGCAAGGATGAAATTTTCGTATTTGCAAATCGTCTTGGCGAAAATACAATGCTTCCAAATGCAAATGTAAAAATTTATGGTAAGAAAAACGAAGAGATCGCAGTTGGTGCGACAAATGATATAGGTGTTTTTAAATTCAATAAAAAAGATATTTACAAAGATATCTCCTCAGTGGTTGTCTCTCTTGGAAAAGAGCAAAATTTTCTTATTTTAAAAGAAGACGAAGCGCTAAATGAAGCAAAATTTATGAGCCAAAATGCCAGTGAGAGTATCGATGCGTACGTTCATTTTGCTTCAAATATCATAAGACCAAATGAGAGTTTAAGGGGTGCAATCTATCTAAGAGATAGAGATTTTAATCCTTTAAAAAATATGCCTATAAAGATAAAATTTTTCGATCCACAAGGCAAAAGTAGTGCTGAAATTTCAAAAAATACAAATGACGTTGGCATGGTAAATTTTGAAAAAGAGATACTAAGCGATCTAAGCGGTAGATTTAATATGCAAGTAATTTATGCAAGCAAAGTGATCTCAAATGTGCCATTTTTTGTTGAGAGTTTTATGCCAAATAGGATAAAAAATGAGATAACGCTTGAGAAGGATAAATTTTTCGCAAATGAGCTTATTAGAGCAAATCTAGCTAGTAACTATCTCTTTGGTGGCGCTGCTAGCGAGCTTGATGGCAGCATGCAGGTTAGCTTTTTTGATGATGAATATAAAAATAGCGAGTTTAAAGAGTATAAATTTAAAAACAATACGCTAAAACCAAGCGCTTATCCATCTTTTGAAAACGATCTCACTCTTTCAAAAGATGGTAAATCAAGCCAAATGATAGATCTTAGCTTTAGCACTAAAAATGCCTCTTCTATCATAACAGGCGTGATAAATTTCAATGTAAATGATGATGGTAAAAACGTAAGCGATACAAAAAGCTTTACGCTCTATCCTTACAAGGATATGGTCGGTATCGCAGCAAGTACGACATTTGCTGAGCCAAACGAAGATGTAAAAATAAGAACGGTTGTAGTAGATATGTCAAGTCAAAAGGCCGTAAAATCAAATTTAAAATTTGATATAAAACGTGTCACTTGGCAATACCAAAGAGATGCAAATGGCTATATAAAGTGGTTTCAAACGCTAGAAGATGTGGATAATTTTTATAAAGATAATGGCGAGTTTAGCTATAAATTTACACAAAGTGGCTCATATGTGATCATCGCTACAAATCTAGTAAGTGGAGCAAGCACAAGCCTTGATATGGACGTAAGTGGCTACAACTACTCAACTCTAGCACCTACAAAAGAGCTTAGCAAATCTCAAATCAAGCTAAATAAAAATATCTACAAAAAAGGCGATGAACTAAGTGCTGATATAAGCTCAGCTATAAAAGAAGGCATCGCTCTCGTTACGCTTGAAGATGGTGGCGTGAAAGCTTACAAGGTCGTTAAGATAAAAAACAACTCAGCAAATGTGAAATTTAAACTTGACTTTGATTTTAGCGGACTTTATGTGAGTGCAAATATCTACCGCATGACAGATGGTGGATTAACTCCGTTTAGGACTTACGGTAAGGTTTATGCTAAGGCTGATAAGTCATCAAGGATACTTGATCTAAGTCTTGATGCACCAAATATGGCAAAAAGTGATGAAAATATAAAAATTTCTCTAAAAACAAAGCCAAAAGCTTATGTGAATTTATTTATCACAGATGTTGGCGTGCTTGATATAACGTCACAAAAGCCAGCCGACCCACTTAAATTTTTTGATAAAATTTTACCAGATGGCGTTTTTGACTATGACATTTATAATATGCTTACAAACTATAAGGTCGAGGGCAAAACTTTAAGCTTTGGTGGCGATATGGCGGCACTTGCTATGGAGGCAAAAATGGCAAAACATGCTAGCCCGGTCGATAGTAAAAATATAAAAACATACGCAAATTTAGTAAGTCTTCAAGCTGACGATAATGGTGAAATTTCATACGAGTTTAAAACGCCAAATGGCTTTAACTCAGCCATTAGAGTAGATGTCGTGGCAAATAATGAAAATAGTATGAATGCGGTAAATAAAGAAATTTTAGTAAAAGATGATGTGATTATTAAACCAAGTGCGTTAGTTTATCTGCTAAAAGGCGATGAGCTAAATGCGAACTTAAGGCTTATAAATACAACAAATGAGGATAAAAATTTAACCATAAAAGTGGCTAGCAGTAAAAATTTAAGCATTAAAACAAAAGAAAATGCGAATTTAAAGCCGCTTGAGAATAAAGCCTTTACATTTAAAATTTCAGCTCTTGAAGCTGGAGCTGGCGAATACAATATAACAATAAGCGACAAAAATAGCTCAAAAACGGCTCAAAATTTACTTGATGTAGTTAATCCTTATACGATTAGCACCTATGCAAAAAGTAGCGTCTTTGATAAAGAGAGCATGATCTCTCTTCCAAAAGGCTTTCACAATGTTAGTATAGATGCGTCAAGCTCGGTCTCAAGCGTATTATTAGCAGCTTCTAAAAATTTAGTCGAGTACCCTTACGGATGTGCGGAGCAAAGGAGCTCAAGACTGCTTGCGCTTTTAAATTTAAAGCCAAAAGATGAGCTTGAAAAAAATGATCAAAAGAGATTTATTGCAAGCGGTATGAGTGAGCTAATTAAGATGCAAAAACCAGATGGTAGCTTTGGCTACTGGAGCGATCTAGGTAGTACTAATGCATTTGCTTCGATCTATGCAACTGACGTGCTACTTGATCTTGAAGAGGCTGGATATGAGATAGGTAAAAGAGTAAAACAAAGTGCTGTAAATTCAATGGCAAAATATGTAAATAGTGACCTTGAAGCGCTCTACTCTCTATATGTAAGCTCCCGCGCAAATGTTGCTGATAAATCAGTGCTAAATAAAATTTATGACCATAAAGCTTACAATACGACCGCACTTAATAAATATCTAATGGCAGCGGCTCTAAAGCTAAACGGCTTAAATGACGAAGCAAAGGTGGCGCTAAAAGATATTAAAAAAGCTCAGGCGGCTGATTACAGCAGGGATTATTCTAGCTTTAGCTCAAAAGTAAGAGATAACGCCTTTATCTTATACTTGCACGCAAAATACTTTGAGAAAAACGACTACTCAGACGACCTTGCAAATTTCTTGATAGTAAATTTAAATGAGCTTAGCTCAACGCAGGAGCGTGCATTTACGCTTAGAGCGCTAAACGCCTACTTTGGTAAAGATAGCGGCGAGAAAAATAACAAATTTAAGCTTAGCTACAACGGCGAAAGTAAAGAATTTGACGGCCTTTTAAGCACATCATTTACTACAAAAAATGGCGAATTTAACATAACTCCGCTAGGTTCAAATAAGCTTTATGTAACTATCTTAAGCTACGCTTACGTGCCGCTTGAGATCAAACACAAAATCGAGCCAAAAGAGCTTGACATCTACCGCGTTTTTGTCGATGAAAAAGGCAAAGAGTTGGGTCTTGACAGCCTAAAAGTAAATGACGTCATCTACTCAAAAGTGGTGATAAACTCAAAAACAATGGTTAAAAATGGCGTTATTAACGAGATCGTAAGTAGCTGCTTTGAGCCGATAAATGAAAATTTAAGCAACTTTAGCAAGAGCTTAAAAAACAGCTTACAAGTAGAGTATAAAAGCATAAAAGATGACCGCGTGCTAAGCTTTTACACGCTAAATAGCGACGAAAAAGACGCCGTGCTTTACACACCTTATAGAGTAAGACTTGGCGGCAAATGCTCGCTTGGTGCAGTTACAACTGAAAATATGTATAACGAAAGACAAAACGACTACGACCTAGCCGTGAGAAGCTTTAACGTAAAATAG